A DNA window from Trypanosoma brucei brucei TREU927 chromosome 10, whole genome shotgun sequence contains the following coding sequences:
- a CDS encoding aspartate aminotransferase (identical to GB:AAK73815.1: aspartate aminotransferase {Trypanosoma brucei;} PMID:11443076), whose protein sequence is MSRPFKDLAPVPLDPVFGLARAAKAAPEPKADLVIGAYRDQNGLPYPLKVVRKAERRIVDMGLDKEYPPMTGLLNFVEEAVKLAYGNTVPLERIAASQGLSGTGSLSLGATLLRQVVPEDTPVYVSNPTWSNHVSIFGIVGHKNIREYRYYSPSTHELDFVGLIEDLNVAPQGSIIVLHACAHNPTGVDPSKDQWATIADVFVERKLIPFFDSAYQGFASGSLDEDAYAIRHFAKRGMEMLLAQSFSKNMGLYAERVGVISAVVSDASRKEAVRSRLEVIARSYYSTPPVHGARIAHLVMSDKELRAEWEQELKEMVNRVRSMRQGVYEGLMKLGTPGTWEHIINQKGMFSYMGLSRPQCERLCEKRVFVLPVGRANLAALTPSTMDFLVKSIDDVVRHVRNK, encoded by the coding sequence ATGTCCAGGCCCTTTAAGGACTTAGCACCCGTTCCATTGGACCCCGTCTTTGGTCTAGCGAGGGCTGCAAAGGCCGCCCCAGAACCGAAGGCGGATCTCGTTATTGGTGCCTACCGCGACCAAAACGGGTTGCCGTATCCATTAAAAGTAGTGCGGAAGGCTGAGCGGCGCATTGTGGACATGGGCCTTGATAAAGAGTACCCACCCATGACTGGTCTTCTTAACTTTGTTGAAGAAGCTGTAAAACTCGCCTACGGCAATACGGTGCCATTGGAGCGTATCGCCGCCTCGCAGGGTCTCAGCGGCACCGGCTCGCTTAGCCTTGGAGCCACGCTCCTCAGGCAGGTGGTACCTGAAGATACCCCCGTGTATGTTTCAAATCCCACATGGTCAAACCACGTATCAATATTCGGAATTGTGGGTCACAAAAATATCCGTGAATACCGTTACTACAGTCCCAGCACCCATGAGCTGGACTTCGTTGGCCTCATTGAAGATCTGAACGTGGCCCCTCAGGGGAGTATTATTGTGCTGCACGCATGTGCCCATAACCCCACTGGTGTGGATCCAAGCAAAGATCAGTGGGCAACCATCGCCGATGTATTTGTTGAACGTAAATTGATTCCCTTCTTCGACTCCGCCTACCAGGGTTTTGCATCCGGCAGTCTCGACGAGGACGCCTACGCCATCCGCCACTTTGCAAAGAGAGGGATGGAAATGCTACTTGCACAGTCCTTTTCCAAGAACATGGGTTTGTATGCCGAACGTGTTGGTGTGATTTCTGCTGTCGTTTCGGATGCTTCAAGGAAGGAGGCCGTGCGGAGCCGCCTTGAGGTGATCGCCCGTTCCTATTACTCAACCCCACCTGTACATGGCGCTCGCATCGCTCACCTCGTGATGAGTGACAAAGAACTCCGCGCAGAATGGGAGCAGGAACTCAAGGAGATGGTGAACCGCGTCCGAAGCATGCGTCAAGGTGTTTATGAAGGGCTGATGAAACTCGGTACTCCCGGCACTTGGGAGCACATCATCAACCAGAAGGGTATGTTCTCTTATATGGGACTTTCAAGGCCTCAGTGCGAAAGGTTGTGCGAGAAGCGCGTTTTTGTGCTGCCTGTCGGCCGCGCCAACCTCGCAGCGTTAACGCCCTCAACAATGGATTTTCTGGTCAAGTCGATTGACGATGTTGTCCGACACGTGCGTAACAAGTAG
- a CDS encoding rRNA dimethyltransferase, putative, whose product MSRRFLNRSQVTSASAALLYSRRGVSKPSTDAAASPLPPLRCPGGPRVKAEGLKQLFKVPHAGYLAKYGQRFILNLKLTHQVAALLSRTTLRTPDKLLLELGPGAGALTRSLLTRPCVGVLGIEQDERFNGHLEQIRQYTNGKFQWTNGDVLRINELEIVESLYAGFAQQHRRKPAADARERASSDGNKSDGGEACSSGTKDSGCCTGDFYCEDAPLRNVQREKILRKRFGKYAAFNHDTASGQNSGSAAPSSDVSGCAFSSESVAFEVSDRWWSDGDAKLEVIANLPFNIITELLMRYAVDCSRKQNLFVFGRVPLHVFTQQEVAECIIAPAGSIHFSRLSVLCQCFFHTQLLRTFREMTYYPKTAVLGALITLQPRAVPLLPGLDAATLIHFTDLLMRPGQRGMTVYKALQQHVPPEVAQYMLQELRTDGALTVLDLTTEEVCKLATLWHRFLEASSQQAHGSGT is encoded by the coding sequence ATGTCCCGTCGATTCCTCAACCGGTCGCAAGTGACTTCTGCGTCTGCTGCTTTATTATACTCCAGGAGAGGCGTCAGTAAACCAAGTACGGATGCCGCAGCATCACCTCTTCCGCCGCTGCGCTGCCCCGGAGGGCCACGCGTAAAGGCGGAGGGCCTTAAACAACTTTTCAAAGTACCGCACGCCGGTTACCTTGCCAAGTATGGCCAGCGCTTCATTTTGAACCTGAAGCTTACACACCAGGTAGCAGCGCTGCTTAGTCGCACAACGCTACGCACGCCGGACAAGTTGTTGCTGGAACTGGGCCCTGGTGCAGGGGCTTTGACTCGTAGCCTGTTAACTCGGCCGTGTGTTGGTGTGTTGGGTATTGAACAAGATGAACGATTTAACGGTCATCTCGAGCAGATACGGCAATACACAAATGGCAAGTTCCAGTGGACGAATGGTGATGTGCTTCGTATTAATGAATTGGAAATAGTGGAATCGCTTTATGCAGGATTTGCGCAGCAGCACCGTCGGAAGCCAGCGGCAGATGCACGTGAGCGTGCGAGTAGCGACGGGAATAAAAGCGATGGTGGGGAAGCATGCAGTAGCGGTACTAAGGACAGTGGCTGCTGCACGGGCGATTTTTACTGCGAGGATGCTCCACTGCGGAACGTACAACGGGAGAAGATTCTTCGAAAGCGATTCGGAAAATATGCAGCTTTTAACCACGACACGGCTAGTGGACAAAACAGCGGTTCTGCGGCGCCGAGTTCAGATGTTTCTGGTTGTGCATTCTCTTCTGAGTCGGTTGCATTTGAGGTATCCGACAGATGGTGGTCAGACGGCGATGCAAAACTTGAAGTGATAGCAAATCTCCCTTTTAACATCATAACTGAACTTCTGATGCGTTATGCTGTCGACTGCTCGCGTAAACAaaacctttttgttttcggtcGCGTTCCGTTACATGTTTTCACGCAGCAGGAGGTTGCGGAGTGTATCATCGCCCCAGCGGGTTCCATTCACTTTTCTCGCCTCTCCGTATTGTGTCAGTgctttttccacacacaacTACTGCGGACATTTCGAGAAATGACGTATTATCCAAAAACTGCGGTTCTTGGTGCACTAATTACCCTTCAACCTCGTGCTGTGCCATTATTACCGGGGCTCGATGCGGCAACACTCATACACTTCACGGACTTGTTGATGCGCCCTGGGCAGCGAGGCATGACAGTTTATAAAGCATTGCAGCAACACGTGCCTCCTGAAGTTGCCCAGTATATGTTGCAGGAGTTGCGTACAGATGGCGCCTTGACTGTGCTTGATTTAACTACGGAGGAGGTGTGTAAGTTGGCAACCTTATGGCATCGGTTTCTTGAGGCGTCCTCCCAACAAGCGCATGGCTCAGGGACCTAA
- a CDS encoding proteasome activator protein PA26 codes for MPPKRAALIQNLRDSYTETSSFAVIEEWAAGTLQEIEGIAKAAVEAHATIRNSTYGRAQAEKSPEQLLGVLQRYQDLCHNVYCQAETIRTVIAIRIPEHKEEDNLGVAVQHAVLKVIDELEIKTLGSGEKSGSGGAPTPIGMYALREYLSARSTVEDKLLGSVDAESGKTKGGSQSPSLLLELRQIDADFMLKVELATTHLSTMVRAVINAYLLNWKKLIQPRTGSDHMVS; via the coding sequence ATGCCACCGAAACGCGCCGCACTCATTCAGAATCTTCGTGATAGTTACACGGAAACAAGCAGCTTTGCTGTCATCGAGGAATGGGCCGCCGGTACACTTCAGGAGATTGAAGGAATCGCGAAGGCGGCAGTCGAGGCTCATGCCACCATTCGTAACAGCACGTACGGCCGTGCCCAGGCTGAAAAGTCGCCAGAACAACTTTTGGGAGTGCTGCAGCGATACCAAGATCTTTGCCACAACGTTTATTGCCAGGCAGAAACCATCCGGACCGTCATCGCAATTCGCATCCCCGAGCATAAGGAAGAAGATAACCTTGGTGTGGCTGTGCAGCACGCTGTGTTGAAAGTCATTGACGAACTTGAGATTAAGACGCTCGGAAGTGGTGAAAAGAGTGGCAGCGGCGGCGCACCGACACCTATTGGAATGTATGCCCTTCGGGAGTACTTGAGCGCGCGATCAACAGTGGAGGATAAGTTGCTTGGAAGCGTTGATGCGGAGAGCGGCAAGACAAAGGGAGGAAGCCaatctccttctcttctgttGGAACTTCGCCAAATTGACGCGGATTTCATGCTGAAGGTCGAGTTGGCCACCACTCACCTTTCCACAATGGTGCGGGCGGTTATCAACGCCTACTTGCTGAACTGGAAGAAGCTCATTCAGCCTCGTACGGGAAGCGATCATATGGTGAGTTGA